A single Eubalaena glacialis isolate mEubGla1 chromosome 18, mEubGla1.1.hap2.+ XY, whole genome shotgun sequence DNA region contains:
- the CTU2 gene encoding cytoplasmic tRNA 2-thiolation protein 2 isoform X2 — translation MCEVGEDYRAPAGQPPPRPGREQKCVKCKEGLPVVVIRAGDAFCRDCFKAFYVHKFRAVLGKNRLIFPGEKVLLAWSGGPSSSSMLWQVLEGLSRDSAKRLRFVPGVVYADEGAACGQSPEDRAKTLAEARLVLQTVGFPWHIVALEEVFSLPPSVLRCSAREPVGTEGAYKAAVDSFLQQQHALGGEQQSQPCPQRPPSRAGPPTAGQTEALSTLFNSVETLTAKEELLQTLRTHLILHVARTHGYSKVMMGDSCTRLAIKLMTSLALGRGAFLAWDTGFSDERHGDVVVVRPMREHTLKEVAFYNRLFAVPSVFTPAVDTKAPEKASIHRLMEAFILRLQAQFPSTVSTVYRTSEKLVKAPRDGCAAGTSGPRCLLYSATAFGAQTSSQLPQTQPPVAQAEAPTVSCCCTGMGGARPCCRTEEDPRARVIEQLCYGCRVNMKDLPSLDPLPPYILAEAQLRSRRAEAEQIQEYLLEDREDEDARPGES, via the exons ATGTGCGAGGTGGGCGAGGACTATCGGGCGCCCGCGGGGCAGCCGCCGCCACGGCCCGG CCGTGAGCAGAAGTGTGTGAAGTGCAAGGAAGGCCTGCCTGTCGTGGTGATCCGAGCCGGAGATGCTTTCTGCAG GGACTGTTTCAAGGCGTTTTACGTCCACAAGTTCAGAGCCGTGCTTGGAAAGAACCGGCTGATCTTCCCGGGGGAGAAG GTGCTCCTGGCGTGGTCTGGGGGGCCTTCGTCCAGCTCCATGCTCTGGCAGGTCCTTGAG GGCCTGAGTCGAGATTCTGCCAAGAGACTGCGTTTCGTGCCAGGGGTTGTCTACGCCGATG AGGGAGCAGCCTGTGGCCAGAGCCCGGAGGACAGAGCAAAAACCCTGGCCGAGGCGAGGCTGGTCCTGCAGACCGTCGGCTTCCCATGGCACATTGTTGCCTTGGAAGAG gTGTTCAGCCTGCCGCCCTCTGTGCTGCGCTGCTCTGCCCGGGAGCCGGTGGGGACCGAGGGAGCCTACAAGGCGGCCGTGGACAGTTTCCTGCAGCAGCAGCACGCCCTGGGGGGGGAGCAGCagagccagccctgcccccagcgCCCCCCGAGCCGGGCTGGGCCACCCACAGCCGGCCAGACTGAGGCTCTGTCCACACTGTTCAACTCAGTGGAGACGCTGACGGCCAAGGAGGAGCTTCTGCAGACACTGCG gaCCCACTTGATCCTGCACGTGGCCCGGACCCACGGCTACTCCAAGGTGATGATGGGGGACAGCTGCACCCGCCTGGCCATCAAGCTCATGACCAGCCTGGCACTGGGAAGAGGGGCCTTCCTCGCCTGGGACACG ggcttcTCAGACGAGCGACACGGCGACGTGGTGGTGGTGCGGCCCATGCGCGAGCACACGCTTAAGGAGGTCGCCTTCTACAACCGCCTGTTTGCCGTCCCCTCCGTCTTCACGCCGGCCGTGGACACCAAG GCCCCCGAAAAGGCCAGCATCCACCGGCTGATGGAGGCCTTCATCCTCAGGCTGCAGGCCCAGTTCCCCTCCACGGTCAGCACCGTGTAcag gacgaGCGAGAAACTGGTCAAGGCGCCCAGGGATGGCTGTGCTGCCGGCACCTCCGGCCCCCGCTGCCTGCTGT ACAGTGCCACAGCTTTTGGGGCTCAGACCTCCTCGCAGCTCCCCCAGACGCAGCCCCCCGTCGCACAGGCTGAGGCGCCCACCGTGTCCTGCTGCTGCACCGGGATGGGCGGGGCCCGGCCCTGCTGCAGGAC GGAGGAGGACCCCCGGGCCCGTGTGATTGAGCAGCTGTGCTACGGCTGCCGTGTGAACATGAAGGACTTG CCCTCCCTGGACCCCCTGCCACCCTACATCCTGGCCGAGGCCCAGCTCCGCAGCCGGAG GGCCGAGGCTGAGCAGATCCAGGAGTATCTACTGGAGGACCGTGAGGACGAGGACGCACGGCCTGGCGAGAGCTGA
- the CTU2 gene encoding cytoplasmic tRNA 2-thiolation protein 2 isoform X1, producing MCEVGEDYRAPAGQPPPRPGREQKCVKCKEGLPVVVIRAGDAFCRDCFKAFYVHKFRAVLGKNRLIFPGEKVLLAWSGGPSSSSMLWQVLEGLSRDSAKRLRFVPGVVYADEGAACGQSPEDRAKTLAEARLVLQTVGFPWHIVALEEVFSLPPSVLRCSAREPVGTEGAYKAAVDSFLQQQHALGGEQQSQPCPQRPPSRAGPPTAGQTEALSTLFNSVETLTAKEELLQTLRTHLILHVARTHGYSKVMMGDSCTRLAIKLMTSLALGRGAFLAWDTGFSDERHGDVVVVRPMREHTLKEVAFYNRLFAVPSVFTPAVDTKAPEKASIHRLMEAFILRLQAQFPSTVSTVYRTSEKLVKAPRDGCAAGTSGPRCLLCMCVLDVDTADSATAFGAQTSSQLPQTQPPVAQAEAPTVSCCCTGMGGARPCCRTEEDPRARVIEQLCYGCRVNMKDLPSLDPLPPYILAEAQLRSRRAEAEQIQEYLLEDREDEDARPGES from the exons ATGTGCGAGGTGGGCGAGGACTATCGGGCGCCCGCGGGGCAGCCGCCGCCACGGCCCGG CCGTGAGCAGAAGTGTGTGAAGTGCAAGGAAGGCCTGCCTGTCGTGGTGATCCGAGCCGGAGATGCTTTCTGCAG GGACTGTTTCAAGGCGTTTTACGTCCACAAGTTCAGAGCCGTGCTTGGAAAGAACCGGCTGATCTTCCCGGGGGAGAAG GTGCTCCTGGCGTGGTCTGGGGGGCCTTCGTCCAGCTCCATGCTCTGGCAGGTCCTTGAG GGCCTGAGTCGAGATTCTGCCAAGAGACTGCGTTTCGTGCCAGGGGTTGTCTACGCCGATG AGGGAGCAGCCTGTGGCCAGAGCCCGGAGGACAGAGCAAAAACCCTGGCCGAGGCGAGGCTGGTCCTGCAGACCGTCGGCTTCCCATGGCACATTGTTGCCTTGGAAGAG gTGTTCAGCCTGCCGCCCTCTGTGCTGCGCTGCTCTGCCCGGGAGCCGGTGGGGACCGAGGGAGCCTACAAGGCGGCCGTGGACAGTTTCCTGCAGCAGCAGCACGCCCTGGGGGGGGAGCAGCagagccagccctgcccccagcgCCCCCCGAGCCGGGCTGGGCCACCCACAGCCGGCCAGACTGAGGCTCTGTCCACACTGTTCAACTCAGTGGAGACGCTGACGGCCAAGGAGGAGCTTCTGCAGACACTGCG gaCCCACTTGATCCTGCACGTGGCCCGGACCCACGGCTACTCCAAGGTGATGATGGGGGACAGCTGCACCCGCCTGGCCATCAAGCTCATGACCAGCCTGGCACTGGGAAGAGGGGCCTTCCTCGCCTGGGACACG ggcttcTCAGACGAGCGACACGGCGACGTGGTGGTGGTGCGGCCCATGCGCGAGCACACGCTTAAGGAGGTCGCCTTCTACAACCGCCTGTTTGCCGTCCCCTCCGTCTTCACGCCGGCCGTGGACACCAAG GCCCCCGAAAAGGCCAGCATCCACCGGCTGATGGAGGCCTTCATCCTCAGGCTGCAGGCCCAGTTCCCCTCCACGGTCAGCACCGTGTAcag gacgaGCGAGAAACTGGTCAAGGCGCCCAGGGATGGCTGTGCTGCCGGCACCTCCGGCCCCCGCTGCCTGCTGTGTATGTGCGTGCTGGATGTCGACACTGCTG ACAGTGCCACAGCTTTTGGGGCTCAGACCTCCTCGCAGCTCCCCCAGACGCAGCCCCCCGTCGCACAGGCTGAGGCGCCCACCGTGTCCTGCTGCTGCACCGGGATGGGCGGGGCCCGGCCCTGCTGCAGGAC GGAGGAGGACCCCCGGGCCCGTGTGATTGAGCAGCTGTGCTACGGCTGCCGTGTGAACATGAAGGACTTG CCCTCCCTGGACCCCCTGCCACCCTACATCCTGGCCGAGGCCCAGCTCCGCAGCCGGAG GGCCGAGGCTGAGCAGATCCAGGAGTATCTACTGGAGGACCGTGAGGACGAGGACGCACGGCCTGGCGAGAGCTGA
- the RNF166 gene encoding E3 ubiquitin-protein ligase RNF166 isoform X4: MAMFRSLVASAQQRQPPGGPAGGDSGLEAQYSCPICLEVYHRPVAIGSCGHTFCGECLQPCLQVPSPLCPLCRLPFDPKKVDKAAHVEKQLSSYKAPCRGCSKKVTLAKMRVHVASCVKVQEQMANCPKFVPVVPTSQPIPSAVPNRSTFACPYCGARNLDQQELVKHCVDGHRGDPNRVVCPICAAMPWGDPSYKSANFLQHLLHRHKFSYDTFVDYSIDEEAAFQAALALSLSEN, from the exons ATGGCGATGTTCCGCAGCCTGGTGGCCTCGGCTCAGCAGCGGCAGCCGCCGGGCGGGCCCGCGGGCGGTGACAGCGGCCTGGAGGCGCAGTACAGCTGCCCCATCTGCCTGGAAGTCTACCATCGGCCCGTGGCCATCGGCAGCTGCGGACACAC GTTCTGCGGGGAGTGCCTCCAGCCGTGCCTGCAGGTGCCGTCCCCCCTGTGCCCACTGTGCCGCCTGCCCTTCGACCCCAAGAAAGTGGACAAGGCCGCCCACGTGGAGAAGCAGCTTTCGTCCTACAAGGCACCCTGCCGGGGCTGCAGTAAGAAG gtGACGCTGGCCAAGATGAGGGTGCACGTTGCCTCCTGCGTGAAGGTCCAGGAGCAGATGGCCAACTGTCCCAAGTTCGTCCCCGTGGTGCCCACGTCCCAGCCCATCCCCAG cgCCGTCCCCAACAGGTCCACCTTCGCCTGCCCTTACTGTGGTGCCCGCAACCTGGACCAGCAGGAGCTGGTGAAGCACTGCGTGGACGGCCACCGTGGCGACCCCAACCGCGTG GTGTGTCCCATCTGCGCGGCCATGCCCTGGGGCGACCCGAGCTACAAGAGCGCCAACTTTCTGCAGCACCTGCTCCATCGGCACAAGTTCTCCTACGACACCTTCGTG GACTACAGCATCGACGAGGAGGCCGCCTTCCAGGCCGCCCTGGCCCTGTCTCTCTCCGAGAACTGA
- the RNF166 gene encoding E3 ubiquitin-protein ligase RNF166 isoform X3 yields MAMFRSLVASAQQRQPPGGPAGGDSGLEAQYSCPICLEVYHRPVAIGSCGHTFCGECLQPCLQVPSPLCPLCRLPFDPKKVDKAAHVEKQLSSYKAPCRGCSKKVTLAKMRVHVASCVKVQEQMANCPKFVPVVPTSQPIPSAVPNRSTFACPYCGARNLDQQELVKHCVDGHRGDPNRVVCPICAAMPWGDPSYKSANFLQHLLHRHKFSYDTFVVGAHPHPLPLPLPPFSSPSPRCRWRAGPRGH; encoded by the exons ATGGCGATGTTCCGCAGCCTGGTGGCCTCGGCTCAGCAGCGGCAGCCGCCGGGCGGGCCCGCGGGCGGTGACAGCGGCCTGGAGGCGCAGTACAGCTGCCCCATCTGCCTGGAAGTCTACCATCGGCCCGTGGCCATCGGCAGCTGCGGACACAC GTTCTGCGGGGAGTGCCTCCAGCCGTGCCTGCAGGTGCCGTCCCCCCTGTGCCCACTGTGCCGCCTGCCCTTCGACCCCAAGAAAGTGGACAAGGCCGCCCACGTGGAGAAGCAGCTTTCGTCCTACAAGGCACCCTGCCGGGGCTGCAGTAAGAAG gtGACGCTGGCCAAGATGAGGGTGCACGTTGCCTCCTGCGTGAAGGTCCAGGAGCAGATGGCCAACTGTCCCAAGTTCGTCCCCGTGGTGCCCACGTCCCAGCCCATCCCCAG cgCCGTCCCCAACAGGTCCACCTTCGCCTGCCCTTACTGTGGTGCCCGCAACCTGGACCAGCAGGAGCTGGTGAAGCACTGCGTGGACGGCCACCGTGGCGACCCCAACCGCGTG GTGTGTCCCATCTGCGCGGCCATGCCCTGGGGCGACCCGAGCTACAAGAGCGCCAACTTTCTGCAGCACCTGCTCCATCGGCACAAGTTCTCCTACGACACCTTCGTGGTGggtgcccacccccaccccctcccccttcccctcccccccttctcctccccctccccccggtgCCGGTGGCGGGCAGGTCCACGTGGCCACTAG
- the RNF166 gene encoding E3 ubiquitin-protein ligase RNF166 isoform X2, whose translation MAMFRSLVASAQQRQPPGGPAGGDSGLEAQYSCPICLEVYHRPVAIGSCGHTFCGECLQPCLQVPSPLCPLCRLPFDPKKVDKAAHVEKQLSSYKAPCRGCSKKVTLAKMRVHVASCVKVQEQMANCPKFVPVVPTSQPIPSAVPNRSTFACPYCGARNLDQQELVKHCVDGHRGDPNRVVCPICAAMPWGDPSYKSANFLQHLLHRHKFSYDTFVPPGTRPCGVDPSAPPPVPGPDGWMPRGSLASLLISSPVLESEGKGQLRFRASSLRSPPSPQSLGVVSSGRLAARASGQPDHPHRAVATQCPGPRDRAGPKGGGETGRGRAGLFEVTGPGRGGSP comes from the exons ATGGCGATGTTCCGCAGCCTGGTGGCCTCGGCTCAGCAGCGGCAGCCGCCGGGCGGGCCCGCGGGCGGTGACAGCGGCCTGGAGGCGCAGTACAGCTGCCCCATCTGCCTGGAAGTCTACCATCGGCCCGTGGCCATCGGCAGCTGCGGACACAC GTTCTGCGGGGAGTGCCTCCAGCCGTGCCTGCAGGTGCCGTCCCCCCTGTGCCCACTGTGCCGCCTGCCCTTCGACCCCAAGAAAGTGGACAAGGCCGCCCACGTGGAGAAGCAGCTTTCGTCCTACAAGGCACCCTGCCGGGGCTGCAGTAAGAAG gtGACGCTGGCCAAGATGAGGGTGCACGTTGCCTCCTGCGTGAAGGTCCAGGAGCAGATGGCCAACTGTCCCAAGTTCGTCCCCGTGGTGCCCACGTCCCAGCCCATCCCCAG cgCCGTCCCCAACAGGTCCACCTTCGCCTGCCCTTACTGTGGTGCCCGCAACCTGGACCAGCAGGAGCTGGTGAAGCACTGCGTGGACGGCCACCGTGGCGACCCCAACCGCGTG GTGTGTCCCATCTGCGCGGCCATGCCCTGGGGCGACCCGAGCTACAAGAGCGCCAACTTTCTGCAGCACCTGCTCCATCGGCACAAGTTCTCCTACGACACCTTCGTG CCTCCAGGCACCAGACCCTGTGGAGTCGACCCCTCCGCTCCTCCGCCTGTGCCTGGTCCTGATGGGTGGATGCCACGGGGATCCCTGGCTTCTCTGCTCATCTCAAGCCCCGTTCTTGAGTCTGAGGGGAAAGGACAGCTCCGATTCCGGGCATCCAGCCTGCGCAGCCCGCCCAGCCCTCAGTCACTGGGCGTGGTGTCCTCGGGGCGGCTCGCTGCGCGGGCCTCGGGGCAGCCAGACCATCCCCACAGAGCGGTCGCCACACAGTGCCCGGGACCCCGTGACCGTGCGGGGCCAAAGGGGGGCGGGGAGACCGGACGCGGCAGAGCCGGTCTGTTTGAGGTGACTGGACCAGGGCGGGGGGGGTCGCCCTGA
- the RNF166 gene encoding E3 ubiquitin-protein ligase RNF166 isoform X1, with product MAMFRSLVASAQQRQPPGGPAGGDSGLEAQYSCPICLEVYHRPVAIGSCGHTFCGECLQPCLQVPSPLCPLCRLPFDPKKVDKAAHVEKQLSSYKAPCRGCSKKVTLAKMRVHVASCVKVQEQMANCPKFVPVVPTSQPIPSAVPNRSTFACPYCGARNLDQQELVKHCVDGHRGDPNRVVCPICAAMPWGDPSYKSANFLQHLLHRHKFSYDTFVTLLQALPSCAPPALLCLSPASLQAPDPVESTPPLLRLCLVLMGGCHGDPWLLCSSQAPFLSLRGKDSSDSGHPACAARPALSHWAWCPRGGSLRGPRGSQTIPTERSPHSARDPVTVRGQRGAGRPDAAEPVCLR from the exons ATGGCGATGTTCCGCAGCCTGGTGGCCTCGGCTCAGCAGCGGCAGCCGCCGGGCGGGCCCGCGGGCGGTGACAGCGGCCTGGAGGCGCAGTACAGCTGCCCCATCTGCCTGGAAGTCTACCATCGGCCCGTGGCCATCGGCAGCTGCGGACACAC GTTCTGCGGGGAGTGCCTCCAGCCGTGCCTGCAGGTGCCGTCCCCCCTGTGCCCACTGTGCCGCCTGCCCTTCGACCCCAAGAAAGTGGACAAGGCCGCCCACGTGGAGAAGCAGCTTTCGTCCTACAAGGCACCCTGCCGGGGCTGCAGTAAGAAG gtGACGCTGGCCAAGATGAGGGTGCACGTTGCCTCCTGCGTGAAGGTCCAGGAGCAGATGGCCAACTGTCCCAAGTTCGTCCCCGTGGTGCCCACGTCCCAGCCCATCCCCAG cgCCGTCCCCAACAGGTCCACCTTCGCCTGCCCTTACTGTGGTGCCCGCAACCTGGACCAGCAGGAGCTGGTGAAGCACTGCGTGGACGGCCACCGTGGCGACCCCAACCGCGTG GTGTGTCCCATCTGCGCGGCCATGCCCTGGGGCGACCCGAGCTACAAGAGCGCCAACTTTCTGCAGCACCTGCTCCATCGGCACAAGTTCTCCTACGACACCTTCGTG ACCCTCCTGCAGGCCCTCCCCTCCTGTGCGCCCCCAGCCCTGCTATGCTTGTCCCCCGCCAGCCTCCAGGCACCAGACCCTGTGGAGTCGACCCCTCCGCTCCTCCGCCTGTGCCTGGTCCTGATGGGTGGATGCCACGGGGATCCCTGGCTTCTCTGCTCATCTCAAGCCCCGTTCTTGAGTCTGAGGGGAAAGGACAGCTCCGATTCCGGGCATCCAGCCTGCGCAGCCCGCCCAGCCCTCAGTCACTGGGCGTGGTGTCCTCGGGGCGGCTCGCTGCGCGGGCCTCGGGGCAGCCAGACCATCCCCACAGAGCGGTCGCCACACAGTGCCCGGGACCCCGTGACCGTGCGGGGCCAAAGGGGGGCGGGGAGACCGGACGCGGCAGAGCCGGTCTGTTTGAGGTGA